The Novosphingobium kaempferiae genome includes a window with the following:
- a CDS encoding hemerythrin domain-containing protein, with amino-acid sequence MADAKIFEDLKADHDKHRKLLEQLGETKGASEERETLFEALRKELQAHAAAEEESLYATMLRRPELRDEARHSVSEHKEIDDFLGELVEIDMSSSAWLTKFKEMRHRYLHHIDEEEEEMFPEAAENLSARTEKELAEIFEARKPKELQNAENELPGDARE; translated from the coding sequence ATGGCAGACGCCAAGATCTTCGAAGACCTCAAGGCCGATCACGACAAGCACCGCAAGCTGCTGGAGCAGCTCGGCGAGACGAAGGGCGCGAGCGAAGAGCGCGAAACGCTGTTCGAGGCGCTGCGCAAGGAACTGCAGGCCCACGCCGCCGCCGAGGAGGAATCGCTCTACGCGACGATGCTGCGCCGCCCCGAACTGCGCGACGAGGCCCGCCATTCGGTGTCCGAGCACAAGGAGATCGACGACTTCCTCGGCGAACTGGTGGAGATCGACATGAGCTCGTCCGCGTGGCTGACGAAGTTCAAGGAAATGCGCCACCGCTACCTCCACCACATCGACGAGGAAGAGGAGGAGATGTTCCCCGAAGCGGCCGAGAACCTTTCGGCCAGGACCGAGAAGGAACTCGCCGAGATCTTCGAGGCGCGCAAGCCCAAGGAACTCCAGAACGCCGAGAACGAACTGCCCGGCGACGCTCGCGAGTAA
- a CDS encoding pyridoxamine 5'-phosphate oxidase family protein, with product MDKDIRETFWKAFQASPFIMMSLQGGSAHAEPMTAQLDKDAHHAIWFFTKRDNRIGGGGRAMGQVMTRGHEVFACIDGTLVEETDTAIRDKHWNNAVEAWFPNGKTDASVVMLRFDIADAEVWTSDMGLKGAFKLLTGKPIKEHEAGEHAVGAV from the coding sequence GTGGACAAGGATATTCGCGAAACCTTCTGGAAGGCGTTCCAGGCCAGCCCCTTCATCATGATGAGCCTGCAGGGTGGCTCCGCGCACGCCGAGCCGATGACGGCGCAGCTCGACAAGGACGCGCATCACGCCATCTGGTTCTTCACCAAGCGCGACAACCGCATCGGCGGCGGCGGCAGGGCGATGGGTCAGGTCATGACGCGCGGGCACGAAGTATTCGCCTGCATCGACGGCACGCTGGTGGAGGAGACCGACACCGCGATCCGCGACAAGCACTGGAACAACGCCGTCGAGGCATGGTTTCCGAACGGCAAGACCGATGCCTCGGTGGTGATGCTGCGCTTCGACATCGCCGATGCCGAGGTCTGGACCTCCGACATGGGCCTCAAGGGTGCGTTCAAGCTGCTGACGGGCAAGCCGATCAAGGAACACGAAGCCGGTGAGCACGCGGTCGGCGCGGTCTGA
- a CDS encoding sigma-70 family RNA polymerase sigma factor, with protein MSTVVEAGVEGVQPVEKVALSDRDFRRALAEVAPHLRAFARGLCGCRDRADDLAQEAMLRAWAARDRYAAGTNFKAWTFTILRNHFYSEARRARFHGEYDELAAERILRAEASQESAIELADVLRALTAIPETYREALVLVAAGNLSYEEIADICGIALGTVKSRICRARAMLSKIIESGQLPDFRHNFVLTGEAIDAFFGELVKIANVDAAQGYLGARAAA; from the coding sequence ATGTCGACTGTTGTCGAAGCAGGCGTCGAAGGGGTCCAGCCCGTTGAGAAGGTCGCGCTGAGCGACCGCGATTTCCGCCGCGCACTCGCAGAGGTAGCGCCGCACCTGCGTGCATTCGCCCGCGGCCTGTGCGGCTGCCGCGACCGTGCCGACGATCTGGCGCAGGAAGCCATGCTGCGCGCGTGGGCGGCGCGTGACCGCTATGCCGCCGGCACCAATTTCAAGGCGTGGACCTTCACGATCCTGCGCAATCACTTCTATTCCGAGGCTCGCCGCGCCCGCTTCCATGGCGAGTACGACGAACTCGCCGCCGAGCGCATCCTGCGCGCCGAGGCGAGCCAGGAAAGCGCCATCGAACTGGCCGACGTGCTGCGCGCGCTGACCGCCATTCCCGAGACCTACCGCGAGGCGCTGGTGCTCGTCGCCGCTGGCAATCTCTCCTACGAAGAGATCGCCGACATTTGCGGCATCGCGCTCGGCACCGTGAAGAGCCGCATCTGCCGCGCCCGCGCGATGCTCTCGAAGATCATCGAATCCGGCCAGCTTCCGGACTTCCGCCACAACTTCGTGCTCACCGGCGAGGCGATCGACGCCTTCTTCGGCGAGCTCGTGAAGATCGCCAACGTCGATGCTGCCCAGGGCTACCTCGGCGCTCGCGCGGCTGCCTGA
- a CDS encoding response regulator: protein MGATVSSAGKILIVEDEFLVALQLEDILADGGHAVVGTVPDMASLGSLGDVPDVALVDLNLRDGLTGPAIARDLSGRYGARVIYVTANPGQIDTPAPTAVGVVQKPFTRQAILAAISYALAGCPDSARPMELEPLRAG from the coding sequence TTGGGTGCGACAGTATCCAGCGCCGGAAAGATTCTCATCGTCGAGGACGAGTTTCTGGTCGCGTTGCAGCTTGAGGACATTCTGGCCGACGGCGGACACGCCGTCGTCGGTACGGTTCCGGACATGGCGTCGCTGGGAAGCCTCGGCGACGTGCCGGACGTGGCGCTCGTCGATCTCAACCTTCGTGACGGGCTGACCGGCCCCGCCATCGCCCGCGACCTGTCGGGGCGGTACGGCGCGCGGGTCATCTACGTCACCGCCAACCCCGGACAGATCGACACGCCAGCACCCACGGCTGTCGGCGTCGTCCAGAAACCCTTTACGCGCCAGGCGATTCTTGCCGCGATTTCCTACGCCCTCGCCGGATGCCCCGACAGCGCCCGGCCGATGGAACTGGAGCCGCTGCGGGCAGGCTGA